A window of Candidatus Poribacteria bacterium genomic DNA:
GGTGTTTCATCCCAAACCTAAAGGATTGGGCTTTCACACCGCAACTTTAGGTAAACCGTGCACTTTCAAAGATTCTTTTATTCGACGACTCACAAGCGTCTTTCAACCCTTGGATTCCCTCTGGACACTTGGAAAAAACCGGCAGCGGATGGGGGATAAGTTCGCGGAGACAGTTGTTGTGAAGTTTGAACCGGAATCGGAGCAAACTGGGGTCGAAACTGAAGATCCAGAGCGGGTTTTAGAGGATGTCATCGTTGAGATGAAGGACCGGCTTGCGGAAGCACGTGAGAAGGTTAATGCGTCTATCGGTGCTGAAAAACAATTTCAGGATGCTTACGAAAATGCTGTTTCTCAAGCAGAGCGGTGGCAAGAACGCGCTATTATCTCTCTCGAAGTAGGACGTGAGGATCTGGCTCGTGAAGATTTGGAAAAACGAAACGAATACCGACGCTTAGCGGATCAATACAAAAACCAGTGGGAAGAACAGAAACAAATGGTCCGGAATCTCAATGATCTCCTTGAGCATCTTCAGCAGAAAACGATGGAGGCAGAAGGGAAAAAAGCCGTTGTCATGGCACAACACAGAAACATCGATGCTGAAGCGCATCTACGTGAGATGTTAAAAGAGCTACAGGACAGTAAAGCATTTGATGCGCTTGCAAAGATAGATCAGGACGCGACAGAAGCAACTGCATTGGCAAAAGCAGCCGCTGAGGTGGATGTCGCGTATCAGGATATGAAATTGGAGCGTGAATTTTCGAGTTATGCTGAAGAAGCATCAATTGACAAGGACCTCACCGAATTAAAGACGAAATTGCAGAAGTAAAATTCATTGGAATGTATGTAACATAAACACAAAAAGATTTTTCAGGATTTAAAGATGAAATCTATTGAGATTGCGGGGAAAAAATTCCAATTGGGATCTCGACTGGCGCGATTATACGCGCTTTTCATAGATTTTACCTGCTTATCCGTCGTCCAAATCATTGCGCTCTGTTTGATGCGACTGGTAGCTCATATTATTGCCCCGTCAATGTGGGATCATCCGGAAAGTGCTTGGCAAGGTTTCATATTAGGCACTTTCGCCTTTAGCAGTATAGCCATGTGGGTGTTTGGATTTCTTTTTTTAGATGGTTTTCGGAATGGACAAGGGTTAGGAAAGAAACTGCTATCCCTACAGGTACTCCGTTTGAAAGACGGTAAACCGTGTACTTTCAAGAATGCTTTCCTTCGCCGACTCGCGGGTATCTTTCAGCCATTTGATTTACTCTGGTTCTTGGGAAAAAAACGGCAACGCCTCGGGGATAAGTTCGCAGAAACAGTCGTTGTGAAATATGAGCCGGAATCGGAGCAGCCTGCGGTTGAAACTGAAGACCCAGAGAGTGTATTAGAACGTGTTATCGTTGAGATGAAAAATCGACTTTCGGAGGCACGTGAGAAGGTTGCTGCCTCTATTGGAGTTGAAAAACAATTTCAGGATGCTTATGAAGGGGCAGTTTCGCAAGCAGAACAGTGGCAAGAACGGGCACTTATTGCCCTTAAAGCCGGACGCGAAGATCTGGCTCGTGAAGATTTGGAGAAACGAAACGAATACCGACGCTTAGCAGATCAATATAAAACGCGGTGGGAAGAACAGAAACAGATCGTCCGGGATCTCAATGATCTCCTTGAGCATCTTCAGCAGAAAATGATGGAAAATGATGGAAGCGGAGGGCAAAAAGACAGCCGTCGTCGCGAAACACAGAAATGTGGATGCCGAAGCACACCTCCGCGAGATGCTGAAAGAGATACAAGACAGTAAAGCGTTTGAAACCCTCGCGAAGATGGATCAAGACGCGACGGAGGCAGCCACCTTGGCGAAAACGGCGGCTGAGGTGGATGTCGCATATCAAGACGCGAAATTGGAACGTGAATTTTCGAGTTATGCTGAAGAGGCATCACTTGATAAAGACCTCGCTGAATTAAAGACGAAATTACAGTGATCTTTTAGGCACGCCGCTCCGTCGCAAAGAAAATAGCAATTAGTCTTCAGCAGTCATCGGTCAGTAAAGCGGTCTTCGCCTAACAAAGACTTCCTCTTAAGATAGCCGCAAAACCGGTAGCTCGTAACGTAGTGGAGAGCGGATTTGAGGAACGCACGTCAATCTCGCAATGCATATCCTTCCTCCACAAGGAAAGATTAAAAATCCGCAAGGTAAGTTAAAAAAATGGATACACATAGTTCTCCAAACATTGTCTTTATCATGGCAGACGATATGGGATACGGTGACGTCGGCTGCTATAATCCCGATTCAAAGATTCCTACCCCGAATATGGATAAACTCGCTCAGGAGGGAATTCGTTTTACGGATGCGCATTCCCCTTCCGCAGTCTGTACGCCGACACGATACGGGGTCTTAACAGGGCGGTACTGCTGGCGAAGCCGTCTCAAACACGGTGTCCTTTACGGGTATGAGCCTCCTCTCATCGAACGCGAACGCCTAACGGTCCCTCGATTGCTGAAAGATGCGGGTTACAACACCGCATGTGTCGGTAAATGGCACCTGGGTCTTGAATTTTCGACGGTTCCGGGATACGATTTCGATTTCCATGCGCCGCTGCCGTGGCAGAACGCAGAACGTGAATTGGAGGAACATATCGACTTCACGGCACCATTGACTGGGGGTCCAACGGATATCGGTTTTGACTATTTCTATGGAAACGCCGGTTGCCCGACCTGTCAACCCCCTTACGGTTTCATTGAGAACGATACGTTTGTCGAGATTCCGCGCGTCTATCATGATGTACCAGAATTTACGAGC
This region includes:
- a CDS encoding PspA/IM30 family protein: VFHPKPKGLGFHTATLGKPCTFKDSFIRRLTSVFQPLDSLWTLGKNRQRMGDKFAETVVVKFEPESEQTGVETEDPERVLEDVIVEMKDRLAEAREKVNASIGAEKQFQDAYENAVSQAERWQERAIISLEVGREDLAREDLEKRNEYRRLADQYKNQWEEQKQMVRNLNDLLEHLQQKTMEAEGKKAVVMAQHRNIDAEAHLREMLKELQDSKAFDALAKIDQDATEATALAKAAAEVDVAYQDMKLEREFSSYAEEASIDKDLTELKTKLQK